Proteins encoded by one window of Anguilla rostrata isolate EN2019 chromosome 9, ASM1855537v3, whole genome shotgun sequence:
- the LOC135262410 gene encoding general transcription factor II-I repeat domain-containing protein 2B-like, with protein sequence MNREMEERGLTAPLQVHCLIHQQALCCKVLKWDSVMKVVVSCINFIRANGLKHRQFQQFLSELESAYGDVLYYTEIRWLSRGKVLRRFYELLPEINAFLQSKGKTVPELIDPAWKWHLAFLTDVTEMLNGLNLQLQGKGKLICDMYSHIKAFEVKLALVLEQVKKHNFTHLPATQSFSAEKPAVAFPGEKCVEALEMLKTEFGVRFRELHVHAKEIRLFQNPFVADIDEAQPSYQFELAELQNCDVLKDAFKPNSLIDFYAALPNDTYPNIKKHAMKMSTLFGSTYICEQTFSRMKLLKTPTRSRLTDEHLHQCLRLAVTRMEPDIQLLTSQMQAHNSH encoded by the coding sequence ATGAACCGGGAGATGGAAGAACGGGGTCTCACCGCCCCGCTACAAGTACACTGCCTAATTCACCAGCAAGCGCTGTGCTGCAAAGTGTTGAAGTGGGATTCTGTCATGAAGGTTGTGGTATCGTGCATAAACTTCATCAGAGCAAATGGACTTAAACACAGGCAGTTCCAACAATTCCTGTCTGAACTGGAGTCTGCGTACGGAGATGTGCTGTACTACACAGAGATCCGATGGTTGAGCCGCGGCAAAGTTTTGAGGCGTTTTTACGAGCTGCTACCTGAAATTAACGCATTTCTTCAGTCAAAAGGCAAAACGGTCCCAGAGCTGATCGACCCAGCATGGAAATGGCACCTCGCATTTTTAACAGACGTGACAGAAATGCTGAACGGCCTTAACTTGCAGCTACAAGGGAAGGGGAAACTCATTTGCGACATGTATTCCCACATAAAAGCATTTGAGGTGAAACTAGCGCTGGTTTTGGAACAAGTGAAAAAGCACAACTTCACCCATCTCCCTGCTACCCAAAGCTTTTCTGCAGAGAAGCCAGCTGTCGCGTTCCCAGGTGAAAAGTGTGTGGAAGCACTGGAAATGCTGAAGACGGAGTTCGGTGTACGATTCCGTGAACTACATGTTCATGCAAAAGAAATCCGTCTTTTTCAGAACCCTTTTGTTGCCGACATCGATGAAGCCCAGCCTTCTTATCAGTTTGAGCTGGCCGAGTTACAGAACTGTGATGTTCTGAAAGACGCATTCAAGCCCAACAGTCTCATTGACTTCTATGCCGCCCTCCCAAATGACACCTACCctaacataaaaaaacacgcaATGAAGATGTCCACACTTTTTGGCAGCACGTATATCTGCGAGCAAACCTTTTCACGCATGAAACTCCTGAAAACTCCAACGAGATCAAGATTGACAGATGAACATTTGCATCAGTGTTTGAGACTGGCTGTGACTAGAATGGAACCGGACATTCAACTTCTCACCAGCCAGATGCAGGCCCACAATTCACACTga